From the genome of Nasonia vitripennis strain AsymCx chromosome 1, Nvit_psr_1.1, whole genome shotgun sequence, one region includes:
- the LOC103318155 gene encoding cuticle protein 5-like, whose protein sequence is MSAKKDTCHIPEHLEIKRLPVTFAILLLCASSCLAKPYHRPPGYYAPAPVGHDGRVVDTPEVAQAKAAHLAAFSKIAARPVAHYPGADHYTAAGAAPAAAYGPYSNPGYFSSRIQHGAYPYRGPPAPLAHDGRVLDTPEVAQAKAAHFAAFSQAASRAYDAPQASNQNAYHHQQSAEDYDSGVYHANNDDDDGSGSAEGYYDGQASAPYQGPPAPLAQDGRVIDTPEVAQAKAAHLAALQRASSHQAAYTAPRPYYADY, encoded by the exons ATGTCGGCAAAAAAAGACACTTGCCATATTCCGGAACATTTGGAAATCAAACGACTGCCG GTGACGTTCGCCATCCTGCTGCTGTGTGCCTCAAGCTGTTTAGCCAAGCCTTACCACCGGCCACCAGGCTACTATGCGCCTGCACCTGTCGGTCACGACGGTCGCGTCGTCGACACGCCGGAGGTCGCCCAGGCCAAGGCCGCCCATCTTGCGGCCTTCTCGAAGATTGCTGCCCGGCCTGTGGCACACTATCCCGGAGCTGATCACTATACGGCTGCTGGTGCTGCGCCTGCTGCCGCTTATGGACCTTACTCCAATCCTGGATACTTCAGCAGCAGGATCCAACACGGAGCTTACCCTTACCGCGGACCACCCGCTCCTCTCGCTCATGAC GGTCGCGTTCTTGACACACCCGAAGTAGCTCAAGCCAAAGCAGCCCACTTCGCAGCCTTCAGCCAAGCAGCTTCCCGTGCCTACGACGCCCCTCAGGCCTCAAACCAAAACGCTTACCACCACCAGCAAAGCGCCGAGGACTACGACTCGGGCGTCTACCACGccaacaacgacgacgacgacggcagTGGTAGCGCCGAGGGCTACTACGACGGCCAGGCATCCGCTCCGTATCAGGGCCCTCCAGCTCCTCTTGCCCAGGACGGCCGCGTTATCGACACCCCCGAGGTCGCCCAGGCTAAGGCCGCTCACCTTGCCGCTCTCCAGAGAGCTTCATCGCATCAGGCGGCCTACACTGCACCAAGGCCTTACTATGCGGATTATTGA